Below is a genomic region from Halobacterium sp. CBA1132.
GCACGCGCTCGCGCTCCTCGCGAATCGAGAGCGCGGCGTCGGCGAACACCACGGGGTCGGAGACGAACTGGACGTAGCCGCCGCCCTCGCGGTGGAAGTTCCGGCGCGTGCGCGTGTTCCCCCACGTCGTCGCCGTCGCCGTTTCTCCGTCCTCGGACGCCCGAATGCCCAGCGCAGCGACGTTCCACAGGTCGTTGGGCCCGCGCGTCGTCACGACCGTCTCCGTCGTCCCGCGCAGCGCGACCGGCCACTCAGCCACGGACGGACACCCCGCGTTCGAGCGCGACGAACACCGCGGCGGCGGTGAGGTCCGCGGTCGTTCCGGGGTTGACGCCGCGCTCCACGAGGTCGTCGGCGAACTCCCGGACTTCCTCGGTGTCGGCGCGCTGCAGGGAGAGCGCACGCTCCTGGACCTCGCGAGCGACGCCCTCGCCGTGCTGCGTGACGACGAGCGTGTCGAGGTCCTCGGCGAGCAGCGTGAGGAACGCGGACGCCGCGCGGTCGGTCAGCGGCCCACGCTCCGCCTCGATGCGGGCGGCCGCGCGGAACACGCGCGGGAACCCCTGCAGCCACTCGCGGGCGTTCGCGTCGTGGTCGGTGCCGAGTGCCATCACGTCTTCGAGCGTGAGGTCGCGCTCGCGGAGCGCGGGAATCGCCGCCGCGCCGCGGCGCGCGTCCAGCGCGTCCACGCCCTCTGGCGGGTCCGGAACCGCGACTTCGGCGTGCTCGAACGCGCGGTAGAACGCCTCGGCGTCCGCGACGGTCGTCGCCTCCACGATATCGGTGACGCCCTCGGGCGAGAGGTCGCCGCGGCTCGCGGCGCGCACGAGCGGCGTCAACAACAGCAGGCAGCCGAACTGCGTGTTCGTCCCGCTGCCGTCGGCCATCCCCGCGACGGCCGTCTCGAAGGCGTCCCCGACGGGGCCGTCGGCGGCGGCTTCGAGGCCGTCCCGTGCGCCGACCGCGCCGGCGAGGAACTGCTCGAAGTGGAGGTCCGCGAGGTCGCGCTCGCGGTCGACGTTCCCGGGCTTCGGCGTCCCCGCGACCTCCACGAGCAGCGCGAGTTCGGCGTGCTCGGGCGGCGTCACAGGAACCACTCCTTGACCGCGGCGTACACCGACTGCACCGCCTCGACATCGCGGCTCGGCCGCCCGACGCTGACCGCGTCCGCACCGTACGAGAGGTACTCGAAGACGTCCTCGCGGCCGCGCACGCCGTTGTTCGCGACGACGAACAGGTCGGTCGCCTCGGCGATGTCGCGGACGACGCGCCGCGAGTCCATCGCGTCCACGTGAATCGCGTCGGCGCCGGCGCGCTCGATGGCTTTCGCGAGCGTCGGCAGGTGCGCGCCCTCGACTTCCGCCCGGACTTTCACGGAGACCGCCGCGCCCGCGTCGCTCGCGGTCTCGACCTGCTCGCAGAGCCGTCCGGTGTCTCCCAGCAGTGACTCGCCGGCGCCCGCGGCGCACATTTCGTCCTGCCGGCAGTGCGCGTTCACTTCGAGCATCGCGTCGTGGTCGGCGCAGACCGCGGCAACCTCCCGTAGCGCGTCGAGTTCGACCGCGCGGACGTTCACGCCGGCACGCAGGAAGGCGTCGTCGAGTTCGCCGAGCTGGTCGTCGACGAACGCAATCGGGTCCGCGGGGAGGAACTCCTCGCGGTCGCGGTCGACCATCGCTCGGGCGGCTTCGCGGGTCGGCTCGTCGACGGCGATACCCCCGAGGAAAGCCGCGCCGGCGGGCCGAGCGCAGGCTTCCGCCCACTCGGCGTCGGACTCGCCGCTGAGGCTCGCGAGCGCGACGCGCGGCGCGAACATCAGGCCACCTCCCCGCCAGCGCGCTCGATTGCCTGCTGGCAGGCGCGGGCGACGCGCTCGGCGTCCGCGTCGTCGTTCATCTCGGTGTCCGTGCAAACGACCGGTCGGTCGAGACTGGTGCCGTCGGCGTCGTCGAGCACGAACGCGTCCGCGAACGGGTAGGCGTCCGCCACACCCGCCGTCGACGGCTCGTAGCCGACTGCATCCATCAGTTTCGCCGCGGGTCCCGAGAACACTTCGTCCTCGACGAACGGGGAGACGGCGACCACGGTCGACTCGCGGAGCGCCTCGCGGACGCCGTCGAGCGCGAGCACCGGGCCGATGCTCGTGACTGGGTTCGAGGGTCCGATAATTACGGGCCCGTCGCGGAGCGCGTCGAGCGCGGCGTCCCCCGGGGCGGCTCGGTCGGCGCCCCGGAACTCCACGTCCTCGACGGTCGGTTCGCCGTTCTCCGCGACCCAGAACGCCTGAAAGTGCAGTTCGCCGTCGGGCGTGTGGACGATTGTCGCGACGGGGTCGTCGCTCATCGGGACCACGTCGGCCGCGAGGCCGAACGCGTCCGCGAGCGTTCGCGTGACCTCCGTGAGTGAGTTGCCTTCGTCGAGGAGGCTGGTGCGGAGGACGTGGACCGCTCGGTCGCGGTCCCCGATGAACATGAACTCGCTGGCCGCCGAGAAGCGCCGCCAGCGCGCGAGGTCGCGGCCCGCCGTCTGTCTGCCGTCAGGGAGGTATCGAGGACCGGGCTCGATGCCGGCGGCCCGCGAGAGGTCGGTGAGGTAGTCGTGGGTCGTCGCGTCGTCGCCCTCGATACCCCACCACGTCTCGCGGTCCAGCACGTCGCCGCCCTCGAAGAGCACGGTGTCGACGTCCGGACAGACGAGCACGCCCCCGAGTTCCACGTCGTCGCCGGTGTTCGCGACGACCGTGAGTTCCGTTGGGTCGAAGACCTCGCGGCCGCCCGCGAGGAGCTTCGGCGTCCCCGTCCCTCCGGCGAGGAACGTCGTCATGGCTCGTCGTCGGGGCGCAGTCCGGTAAACCCTTGCGTCACCGGCGTACGAGCGCAGAAGTAGACCGGAGAGAGTTAGGCGGAGGTGTTCGCGCGCGCCTCGTCGAGCCACGCCGGCTCGGAGACAGTCGTCGAACCGATGTCGACGTACCGCTGGTCGGTGGCGATGCTCGCCTCGCCGTTACTCGTGGACACCGTCAGCGAGTAGCCGAACCGCTTCACGAGGCCGTCGTCGGTGATGTAGAGTTCCGCGGTCAGGCTCGTGAGGTTCTCCGTGTCGAGGCTGCCGAGCCCGGGCGCAGACTGGTTGAGGTCCTCGACGCCGCTGGCTTCGTAGACGTGCGTGTCCGTTCCATCGACAGTCTCGCTCCCCGTGTGGGAGAACGAGAACGCTCCAACGAACGATTCGAGTTGGCTGCCCGCCAACTGCGACGTGTTCGGCGCCTCCCGGGGAATCGTGTACCGGGTCTGATTGTCCGCCGTCGAGACACGCTGGTATGCCGTGCCGTTCCCGAAGCCGAACTGCTCGACAGTCTGCATAGGGGACTCCTGCGTGGCGAAGTACGCGCCCGTCGCGAGGTCGACCGCAGTCGACGACTGAACGGAGACCGACTGGCCGCCCTGCGTCCGGTTGGACGTGGAGACGAGCGTGAACGTGCCTGCGTCGCGAACGACGGACTCGTGGGTCTGTGCGACGGTCTGGGCGTCGAGCGGCGACTCGTAGACGGGGTCGCCGGCGCCGCCGGCTGTCGTCTCGGGGGCGGTCGTCGCGCCGCCGTTCCCGCCGGCGCTACACCCGGCGAAGACGAGTAAGGCCGCGACGGCGACGGCCGCAATCTGTTTTCGCATGCTCTCGAATTCGGCGGACGAGCGGAAAACCCCTCCGAACGCCACCGCCGCGGCACCGCGGTCGACAGCCCGCAGACGGCCGTTCCACGGGTTTTTAGGCGAGAACGCCGAACGCCCGCCCAATGACGACCATCAAGGACAGCGTCCACGACCACATCGAGGTCGGGGGCGTCGCCGCCGACTTGCTGGACACGCCGCCGGTCCAGCGGCTCCGCCGTATCAAGCAGTTGGGGACGGTGGCGCTCGTCTACCCCTCCGCGAACCACACGCGCTTCGAACATTCGCTCGGCGTCTACCACCTCGCCGACCGCGCGCTCGACCACCTCGACATCGCCGGCAAGCGCGCCGACCGCGTGCGCGCCGCCGCCGTCCTCCACGACGTCGGACACAGCCCGTACAGCCACAACGTCGAGGGCGTCGTCGCCCGCCGCACCGGGAAAGAACACGACGATGTCGACGAACTCGTCACAGACGGCCGCGTCGCCGCCGTCCTCGACGACCACGACATCGACCCCGGGGCGGTCGCAGCCCTGATTCGCGGCGACGGCGAACTCGCCCAGCTCGTCGCGGGCGAGTTGGATGTCGACCGCATGGACTACCTCGTGCGCGACGCCCACCACACCGGCGTTCCCTACGGCACCATCGACCACGGCCGCCTCGTCCGCGAGTTGACGTTCATCGACGGC
It encodes:
- a CDS encoding triphosphoribosyl-dephospho-CoA synthase — its product is MTPPEHAELALLVEVAGTPKPGNVDRERDLADLHFEQFLAGAVGARDGLEAAADGPVGDAFETAVAGMADGSGTNTQFGCLLLLTPLVRAASRGDLSPEGVTDIVEATTVADAEAFYRAFEHAEVAVPDPPEGVDALDARRGAAAIPALRERDLTLEDVMALGTDHDANAREWLQGFPRVFRAAARIEAERGPLTDRAASAFLTLLAEDLDTLVVTQHGEGVAREVQERALSLQRADTEEVREFADDLVERGVNPGTTADLTAAAVFVALERGVSVRG
- the cofD gene encoding 2-phospho-L-lactate transferase, giving the protein MTTFLAGGTGTPKLLAGGREVFDPTELTVVANTGDDVELGGVLVCPDVDTVLFEGGDVLDRETWWGIEGDDATTHDYLTDLSRAAGIEPGPRYLPDGRQTAGRDLARWRRFSAASEFMFIGDRDRAVHVLRTSLLDEGNSLTEVTRTLADAFGLAADVVPMSDDPVATIVHTPDGELHFQAFWVAENGEPTVEDVEFRGADRAAPGDAALDALRDGPVIIGPSNPVTSIGPVLALDGVREALRESTVVAVSPFVEDEVFSGPAAKLMDAVGYEPSTAGVADAYPFADAFVLDDADGTSLDRPVVCTDTEMNDDADAERVARACQQAIERAGGEVA
- a CDS encoding tRNA-dihydrouridine synthase, which encodes MFAPRVALASLSGESDAEWAEACARPAGAAFLGGIAVDEPTREAARAMVDRDREEFLPADPIAFVDDQLGELDDAFLRAGVNVRAVELDALREVAAVCADHDAMLEVNAHCRQDEMCAAGAGESLLGDTGRLCEQVETASDAGAAVSVKVRAEVEGAHLPTLAKAIERAGADAIHVDAMDSRRVVRDIAEATDLFVVANNGVRGREDVFEYLSYGADAVSVGRPSRDVEAVQSVYAAVKEWFL